The region TCTTTAAATTTGTATTTAAAAGAGAGATTAATTAAAACTTTTTGTTCTTTTTTTCTTTCAAAGTCAAGTATCCCAATAATACAATAAAAGGATAAGTTGTTGATAGATATTTTCATATTATAAAATTATTTTCATTTTTATATAAGTTTTGAAAAAAAAGTTAAATTTATATAACTTTTTTTTCTTCGCCTTTGATTAATCTTACAATATTTGGAAAATGTTTATAGTAGATAATAAAAGCGATTATATAAATAGGTGCATTGCTACCTACATTTAAGCCATTATTTAAAATTATAGCTGCTAAAACTACACCTGTTAATCCTAATAGTGAAGATAAAGATGAGATTTTTAAAATTTTCCCAAATACAATCCAAACAATTGCGCCGATTAATGTTGGTATTGGAATTAAAACTAGAAAAACTCCAAGGCCTGTCGCTACACCTTTCCCACCTTCAAGTCCTAAAAATACTGAATAACAGTGACCTAGTACAGATAATACTGCAATTGCCCAAAGAGTTGAAGCACTTGCATCTAAAGTCATAGCTATAAGTAAAACAATTGCACCTTTAAAAGCATCAAGGATAACAGTAGCAATACTTAATTTTTTTGCTAAAGAGGGATTTGTCTCTTTTACAACTCTTAAAACATTTGTAGCTCCAATTGATTTACTTCCACTCTCTTTTATATTTACACCTGCAAAAATATTTGCTAAAAGAAGACCAAAAGGGATTGAACCAGCAAGATATGCAAAAAGATAAAACAGAATATTAAAGTTAAAAAGAAAATCCATATAAAACCTTGTATTTTTTTGTATTTAATTTTAGTAAGTGGATTATAACTAAAATTTTGTTATATTCCCATTTAATTTAAATAATATGATTTGATAAATTTTTAACTCAAGGTATAAAAATTGAACTTAAAAGAAGAGATTTATAGATTAAAAGAAGAGTTAGATGTTACACTTGTAGCACACTTCTACCAAAGAGACGAAGTTTTTGAGTTAGCAGATATTACTGGTGACTCACTTGAATTAGCAAAAAAAGCAAAAGAGACAACTTCAAAATATATTGTATTTTGTGGAGTTGGTTTTATGGGTGAAAGTGTAAAAGTTTTAAGCCCTGAAAAAACAGTTTTAATGCCAAAAGTTGCCTGTTGTGCAATGGCACGAATGATTGATGAAGGTTATTATGAACAAAACCTTAAGATGATAAATGATGCGGGAATACCAAACGAAAATATACTTCCAATAACATATATAAACTCAAGTGCAGCAGTAAAAGCAAAAGTTGGACAAATGGGTGGTATGGTTTGTACCTCTTCAAATGCTTATAAGATTATTGAAAAAGGTTTAGAATCTGGCAAAAAAATATTTTTTGTTCCTGATAGATGTTTAGGACAAAATTTTGCAAAATCATTAAACCTAAAATCAGCAGTTGTTGGAGATGGAAGTGATTTAAATGAAGCAGATGTTATATGTTATAATGGTTTTTGTTCTGTACATCAACTTTTTACAGTAGATGATGTTGAGTTTTACAAAGAAAAGTATCCAGACATATTAGTAGCAGTTCATCCAGAATGCGATCCTGCTGTTTGTGATGCAGCTGATTTTGTTGGTTCAACTTCTCAACTTATAAAATATATAAAAGAGTTGCCACTTGAACAAAAAGTTGCAGTTGGAACTGAATTTAATATGGTAAATAGATTAAGAGATAAAAATACATATATATTAAGTTCTACAAAACCTGAATGTCCAACAATGAACGAAACAACATTAGAAGATGTATATAAAACTTTAAAATCGATTGAAGATAATAATATTAGTGAAGAAACATTAATAAAAGTAAATGATGATGTAATCAAATGGGCAAAAGTTGCACTAGAGAGGATGCTTGAGATATGATTAATATTAAGAAATTTGTTAAAAATGCCATTATTGAAGATAATGGTAGAGGAGACCTTTTTTATGATGTGGCTCCAAAGGGAAGATTTAAAGCAAAAGCAATTGCAAAAGATGATGGTATTTTAGCAGGTGAACTTTATGCTAAAGCTTTGGCAAAAACTGAAAAATTTGATTGTAAGTTTTTAAAGCATGATGGCCAAATATTAAAAAAAGGTGATGTTATTGCTATATTAGAAGGGAAAGCTTCAATCCTTTTATCTAGTGAAAGAACATTTTTAAATATGTTACAACATGCAAGTGGAATTGCTACTATGGCAAATAAATTTGCATCTAAGATTGAAGATTTAGATGTTGCTTTACTTGATACTAGAAAAACAAGACCTCAGTTAAGAGATTTTGAAAAATATGCAAGTAGAGTAGGTGGTGCTATAAATCATAGACTTGGACTTGATGATTGTTTAATGTTAAAAGATACTCACTTAAGAACAATTACAGATTTAAAATCATTTATAAGAGATGCTAGAAAAAGAATCTCTTGGGTAACAAAAATTGAGATTGAGTGTGAAACTTTTGAGCAAGTAAAAGAAGCTATGGAAGCTGGTGCTGATATTATAATGTGTGATAATATGACTCCACTAGAAATAAAAGAGGTAGTTAAGTTTAGAAATGATGTACATCCTCATGTTTTATTAGAAGCATCTGGGAATATATCATTAAATACTGTTAGGGATTTTGCTTTAACAGGAGTTGATGCTATTAGTAGTGGAAGTATAATTCATCAGGCAACTTGGTTAGATTTTTCAATGAAATTTGACTAATTTACAATTGGTTAATAAAAGTTAGGCATACTAAAAATATGAAAAAAGATTTTATTCTAAATAACAAGATAAATATGACAAACTTTTCAAAAGCTTTACAATTAATTGAAAGTAGTAGATATATTTTGATTATAACACATGTTAATCCTGATGCAGATTCTATCTCTTCAGCTTTAGCTTTATCAAATCTATTGTATGAAAATAAGATTAAACATAAAGTTTTTAATGTAAGTTCAGATTTACCTAGAAATTTAGATTTTATCAGTAGGTTTGACAAAATGACAGATCAATTACCAAAATTTTATGATTTGGTTATATCTTGTGATTGTGCATCTAAAAAAAGATTTGGTTTTGAGATTGATGATTCAATCCCTTTAATAAACTTTGATCATCATGCTTCAAATGATAATTTTGGAACAATAAATTTAGTTGATCCTATGAAAAGCTCAACGGCAGAGATTGTATACGATTTTTTTAGATTCAATGGTCTTTATATTACAAAAAATAGTGCTACTGCATTATATGTAGGTATTTATGATGATTCCTTAGCTTTTTCTTTAAATAGATGTGATGAATTGACTTTTGAAAAAGTTAATCATTTAGTAGAGTTTGGAGCAAGTCCATCAGATATCGCTAATAAAATAAAAAGAAGAGATTCTTTAGCAAAATATAGAATAATCCCAAAAGTCTTAGAAAGTTTAGAACTTTATAATGAGGGGAAAGTTGCAACAATATATGCAAAAGATGAATGGTTTAAACAAACAGGAGCTCATAATAGAGATTGTGAAGAAGCATTAAATATGATTATGAGAATTCAAATTGTAAAAGTTGCTTTATTTGTTAGAGTAGTAAATGGAGTCAGTAGAATAAGTCTTAGATCAAAGGATAAAATTGATGTAAATAAGGTAGCCTCAATATTTGGTGGCGGAGGTCATACAAATGCGGCTGGGTTTTCAATAGATTCAATAGATATAGAAAGTGTAAGAAAAAGAGTTTTAAAGGAAATACTTGAGACGACAAAAGAATAGTTTATTAAATATAGTTTTCGGATTAGTTTTAATTTTAATAATAGCTGGAGGAGGATTTGTTTATTTTTCTCCATTATTTGAAAAGCAACCTGCAAAAATAGTTCTGAATAGTTCAGGATTTTGGAATCTAAAAGATTCATTATCTGTTGATCTTTTTGATAAAAGTGGAATTAAATCTTATAAAATATATTATAAGTCTGGAAATAATATAGAAAAACTTTCTGAGAATACTATCTCTGCAAAACAAGAAAAAGTTGTATTAAATATTAAACCTTTACCTCTTAGACCAAATATAAAAGAGGTAACTATTGCAATAGAGGTTTATGATAATTCTTTTTGGAATTTTTTCCAAGGAAATAAATCTTATAAAGAATACAAATTAAGTATAGATAAAAAAAGACCCTTAGCTAGAGTTATTTCTAATTCTTACAATATTAAAAGGGGTGGAAGTGCCGCTTTAGTTGTTGAAGTTAGGGATGAAAATTTAAAAGATAAATATATCACTTTTAACAATGAATATAGATTTGAATTAATTCCATATTTAAAAGAGGGGTATTATGCTGCAATTATTGCTTGGCCAATTGATATAAAGTTTGATGAATTTAGTAGAGTAAACTTAGTTGCTATTGATCAAGCAAATAATGAAACAACAACAAAAGTACCTTTTTATATAAAAGATTTAAAAATCAAAAATGATAAATTAACAATTAGTGATAACTTTATTAATAAAGTATCTATTCCTGTACTTCAAAAAAGTGATTATGAAGTACCAAATACAAACGAAGAGATATTTATAAAACAAAATAGAGAACTAAGAGCTAACAATGTAAATACTATAAAAGAACAATCTCTTAATAATATGTCAAAAGAGATGATTACAAGTTTTAATTTAAAACCATTTAGAAGATTAAGTGGTTCAAAAACATTTGCTGGATTTGCAGAAAAAAGGGAATATTCATATAATGGGCAAAAGATTGATGAAGCTTGGCATTTAGGGATGGATTGGGCAAGTATAAAGCATGCACAAGTTAAAATATCAAATAATGGGAAAGTAATATTCAACAATTATTTAGGAATTTATGGAAATACCCTTATTGTTGACCATGGGTTTGGATTACAAACATTATATGCACATACTAGTCAATTTCAAGTTGCAAAAAATGATGAAGTAAGAGCAGGGCAAATAATAGCTAATACAGGTAGCACAGGAGCAGTATTTGGAGATCACTTACATTTTGGTGTTTTAGTACAAGGTATAGAAGTAAATCCTGTAGAGTGGATGGATAAAAATTGGATTAGAACAAGAATCTCAAATATATTAGCTGAAGCAAAACAAGAAATAAGAAGTAGTAAATGAGACAAAGAACTATAGAAAAAAGTGTAGAGATTATTGGAATAGGGCTTCATAAAGGAGTTCCTGTTAAGATGAAACTTGAACCACTTGATGCTGACATGGGTATTATATTTTATAGGGTTGATGCTGGTGTTACAATACCTTTAAAAATCGAAAATGTTGTAGATACAAAAATGGCTACAGTTATTGGGAAAGATGGGGTAGTTGTTTCAACAATAGAGCATCTTTTATCTGCTGTATATGCTTATGGAATTGATAACTTAAGAGTTGTAATTGATAATGATGAGGTTCCTGTTCTTGATGGAAGTTCATCTGGATATTGTATGTTAATTGATGAAGCAGGTATTAAAGAGTTAAATAAATCAAAAAAAGCAATAAAGATTAAACAAGATGTTGAGATTACTACAGAAGATGGTAAAAAAGTTGCTTTAAAACCTTCAAATCATATTATATATGATTTTTCTATTGATTTTGAGCATCCTGTTATTGGTGAACAACAATTTCATTTTGATTATTCAATTGCTGAATATAAAGAGAATATTAGCCGTGCTAGGACATTTGGATTTTTACATGAAGTTCAATATCTAAGAAGTATTGGATTAGCTCAGGGTGGAAGTATGGAAAATGCAATTGTATTAGACCATAGTAAAGTATTAAATCCTGATGGATTAAGATATGAAGATGAATTTGTCAGACATAAAATTTTAGATGCAATTGGTGATATGGCACTTTTAGGTTATACATTAGTTGGAGAATATAATGCTCATGCGGGAAGTCATCATTTAAATCATTTACTAACAAAAAAACTTTATGAAAATGAAGCAAATTATGAAATTATAGATTTAGAAGAGGCACAAGATGAAGCTCAAGTATTTGAGTTAGCTTATTCAAAGGTTGAAGCATAATATATGATTGAAGTGTTAGTTATAAGTATTTCAAAACCTTTATTAATTGGAATTTATGAAAATAAAAAATTAATAAAAGTGTATGAAGAAGAGGGCATGACCTCTGATGTTTTACCTGTACTTTTTAAAGAGATTTTAGATAAATATACTATTGATAGTTTAATTTATGTAAATACACCTGGTTCATATATGGCTATAAAAGTTGCATATGTATTTTTAAAAACAGTTTCTATTTCTCATAATATCAAGCTAAAAGCCTGCAGTGGCTTTGAGTTTAATGATAATACTCCAATAAAAGCTTTAGGTAAAAAATATTTTATTAATTCAAAAGATGGTGTTAAAGTTGACTTTTTAGAAAATAACTGTAAAATGTCACCCTTTGAATTGCCAGAGGTTTTAGAAAATATTAATATATCAGCTGAAACTTTGCCAATATACAATTTACCTGCTGTTTAAAGGAAGAAGTTTGAAAATATGTGTGCCTGCTACTAGTGCTAATTTAGGACCTGGTTTTGATACTTTAGGATTAGCTATATCATTACATAATCAAGTAAGTATAAAACCGTCAAAATTTCATAGTGTATCATTAAAAGGTGAAGGGTCAAATAATCCTGTACTTAAAGACAATAATATGTTTATTGCAATATTTAATGATTTTTATCATAATTTATCAAATAGAAAAAGACACTTTAGATTTGAATTTACAAATGAGATACCTTTATCAAGAGGTTTAGGTAGTTCTTCAGCAGTTATTGTTTCAGCAATTGCAAGTGCATATGCAATTGAAGGTATACAGATTGAAAAAGAAAAATTATTGAATTTGGCATTAGCTTATGAAAGCCATCCTGATAATATTACACCAGCTGTGATGGGTGGTTTTAATGTTGCTACAGTTCAAGATAATGAAGTAAAATTTATAAATAAAAATATGCCTAAATCTTTAAAAGCTATAGTTGTTATACCAAATAGACCTATATCAACACAATTAGCTAGAAAAGCATTGCCGTATAAATATTCAAAAGAGGATACAATTTTTAATATATCACACTCATCTTTATTAGCTTCTGCATTTATTAGTGAAGATTGGAAAATGTTAAAAGTAGCTTCTCAAGATAAAGTTCATCAAAAATATAGAATGAAACAGATGCCAGAACTTTTCGATGTTCAAAAAACTGCATTGAAAAATGGTGCCTTAATGAGTACGTTATCAGGTTCTGGTTCAACACTATTTTCAATAGCATTTAATGATGATGCACATAGAATTGAAAAAGAACTAAAGAAAAGATTTCCACACTTCAAAGTTTTAACTAGAGACTTTGATAATGCTGGTGTGACAGTGGAATATTAAAAAACTATTAAATTAAGTAAAATTTAGGTATAATATTGACTATTTTAAAAAGACCCATTCGAACTTGTGTCATTTGTAGAGGAAAATTTGCTCAAAATGACTTGTTTCGTTTAAAATGTGAGGATAAGAAACTTGTACCATTTGATAATAATGGCAGAAGTTTTTATATCTGTAGTGATTGTCTTTCTATTTTTGAAAATTCACAAAACAATCAAAAAGATTTGAAAAGATTTGAAAAAACACTATACAGAGTGTGTAAAAACAAAGATGACTATTTAGGACAACTTAAGGAGATATTAACGCATGTCAGATAATGTAAGAGTTTATGAGATAGCTGAAGAGGCTGGAGCTAGTAGTAATGAAGTAATTACAAAAGCCAAGGATTTAGGGATTGAACTTAAATCACCTCAAAGTGCAGTTTCATTCGAAGATGCTGAAGAGATAGCAAACTATATAATGACTGGTAAAAGTAGTAAGTTAAAAAAGAAACCAGTAAAAGCAAAAAAAGTAGTAGTAAAAAAACAGAGCAATGAAGAGCCTGCTAAAACAGAAGAAAAAGAAGTTGAAGCTTCTGAAGAACCTGTTACAAAAACAACAGATACAGTTTCTAAGGCTGAAGAAAATTCAGAAAATGAGACTGAAGTAAAAAAAGACAAACCAGTTAAAAGCGTAACTCCAAATAAAATTGTTCCAAAAAGAAGAGGTTTAAAAATTGTTAAAAAGAAAAAACCTAAAGAGGAAGTTTCTAAATCTGTAAATAATGAGATTAATTCGGGTGGTCCTCAACCTAAAAAAGCGATGAAATCACTTAGTGAAATTTTAGGTGGCAATGAAACAGAAGAAAAAAAATCTAATACTACAGCTGCCGAGCAAGCTAAAATACAAGCAAAGAAAAAAGAAAAGAAAAAACATCCTGCAAAATCGCATGATCATGGAAAAGTTATTGAATTTGATGGAAAATCAACAGAAGAGTTTAAATCTTCAAGTGATGAGTCTTTACTTGGTGAAGAGGTTGTATTGCTTGATATGGGATTAAGTGATACTTCAAAACTTTTTGAAGATCAAAATAACAACAAAAATAATGATAAAAATAAAAACCAATCAAGAGCTTCTAAACCAGCAGCCTTTGGAAATAGACCTCAAGGTTTAAAAAGAGGTAAAAGAAAGAAAAGAATTAAACAAGTTAGAGAAGAGGTAACAATTACGGAAGTAACTATACCTGAAGATATCAGAGTATATGAATTTGCAGAAGCTTGTGGAAAATCTCCAGCAGAAGTAATTACTGTATTGTTTAGTTTAGGTATGATGGTTACTAAAAATGACTTCTTAAAACAAGATGAATTAGAGATTCTTGGAGAAGAATTTGGTATTGAAGTTACTGTTAAAGATGCCCTTGAAGATGTAAATTATGTAGAAGATTATCAAGATGAAGAGATTGATAAATCAAACTTTGTAACTAGACCACCAGTGGTTACTATTATGGGACATGTTGACCATGGTAAAACTTCGTTATTAGATAAAATCAGAAGTTCGAAAGTTGCATCAGCAGAAGCTGGTGGAATTACTCAACATATTTCAGCATATACAATTGAACAAAATGGTCAAAAAATCACTTTTGTAGATACTCCAGGACATGCCGCTTTCTCAGCTATGAGAGCAAGAGGTGCAGATGTTACTGATGTTGTTATTATAGTTGTTGCAGCAGATGATGGTGTAATGCCACAGACTGAAGAAGTAATCTCACATGCAAAAGCTTCAGGGTGTCCTATAATAGTTGCAGTTAACAAAATGGATAAAGAAACTGCAAATATGGATATGGTTAAAGCTCAAATGGCAGAAAGAGAAATGACTCCTGTAGATTGGGGTGGAGATATTGAGTTTATTGGAGTATCAGCACATACTGGTATGGGAATAGATGATTTATTAGAAAATATTTTACTTCAAGCAGAAATTTTAGAGCTTGAAGCTGATCCAAAAGCAAAAGCAAAGGCATCAGTAGTTGAATCTTCTTTAGAAAAAGGTAGAGGTCCTGTTGCAACTGTTATTGTTCAAAATGGTACTTTAAGAGTTGGAGACAATATTGTTTGTGATACAACTTACGGTAGAGTAAAAGCTATAACAAATGATTTAGGAAAACCAGTAAAAGAGTTAGGCCTTTCTGAAACTGGTTCAATCTTAGGATTAAATGATGTTCCAGCTGCTGGTGCAATTATGGTTGTACAGGATTCTGATAAAGAAGCAAGAGAGATTGCTACAACAAGAGCAGAGCATGCAAGAGCAAAAGAACTATCTAAATCTACTAAAGTTTCACTGGAAGAGATGAGTGGATTAATTGCAGAAGGTAAAATTAAACAATTACCAGTAATTATTAAAACTGACGTGGCTGGTTCTTTAGAAGCTATTAAAGGTTCATTAGAAAAAATTCAAAATGAAGAAGTAAAAGTAAAAGTTGTACACGCAGCTGTTGGTGGAATTACTGAATCAGATTTAGTATTAGCAAGTGCTAGTGAAGGTTGTATTATCTTAGGATTTAATGTAAGACCTACTGGATCAGTTAAAAGTAAAGCAAAAGCAGATGGTATTACTATTAATACGTATTCAATTATTTATGACTTAATTGATGATGTTAAAGATGCACTTTCTGGTATGATGAGCGCAGTTATAAGAGAAGAAAATACAGGACAAGCTGAAGTTAGGGATACATTCGTAGTACCTAAAGTAGGAACAGTTGCTGGTTGTATTGTAACTGATGGTAAAGTTGTAAGAGGTGGACATGCTAGAATCATTAGAGATGGTGTTGTAACTTATACTGGTAAAATCTCATCTCTAAAAAGATTTAAAGATGATGTTAAAGAGGTTGCAAATGGTTATGAATGTGGTATTATGTTTGATAAATTCAATGATATTAAAGTTGGTGACTTTATTGAAACATTCATTCAAATTGAAGAGAAAGTACATATTGACGACTAAAAGAGCTTATCTTGAAAAGTATTAATCTACAAAGAACGGAATCACTTCTTATGGAGTTGGTTCCTGAAGCATTATCAACACTTAGTGATGAAAGAATTTGTTCTTTACCTATTACAGGAGTTAACTGTAAAAATGGTAAATATGATGCAACAGTATATTTTGATGGTAGTGATTTTAGTGATAAAGAGATGCCAGGTATAATATCTGCTCTAACAAAAGCTAATGGAAGAATAAAATCATATGTCTTAAGTTCTACTGGTTGGTATAAATGTCCTACATTTAAGTTTGTAAATGATAAATCTTTAGAGTCATCAAAAAGTATTGAAGATTTATTTAGACAAATAGAAAAAGAGAAGAAATCATGAATTTAGAAGAATCAATTGAAATAGCTGTAAAGGGATGTGGCGCTGAACTTTATGATATAGTTTCTTTAAAAGAGAATGATAGCAATATCTTTAGAGTATATGTAACACAGCCAGGTGGAATATCTTTGGATAAATGTGCTGAAATATCTAGAATGATTTCGCCTATTTTAGATATTGAAGAACCTATGCAAGGAAAATACAATCTTGAAGTTAGTTCTCCAGGAATTGAAAGAAAACTGAAAAATCCTCAACATTTTAAATCATCTCTTGGTGAGAAAATAAAATTAAAAGATTTTGAGAAAAATACAATCAAGGGTGAATTAATAGCCGCTGATGATAACGAAGTAAAAATTAAAACTGAACATGGTGAAGAGATTGTAACTTATGACGAAATCTCTAGTGCTTCAACTTATTTTGAGTGGTAATAAAGGTTAAAAATTGAGTTTAGAAAGCTCTTTAACATTTTTTCTAGCAATATTAATATTTGGAATAACTCCAGGACCAGGTGTATTTGCTCTTCTTGCAAGAGGTATGACACTTGGTTCTAAACAATGTATCCCCTTAGCTTTTGGAATGACAATAAGTGATGTAATCTATTTAATTTTTGCCTGTCTAGGATTAGCTACAATTGCACACAACTATGCTTTTTTATTTGAAGTAATAAGAATTTTAGGTGCTTTATATCTATTTTATCTTGGATATAAAATGTTTACAGCACCAATAGAGATTGAAGATACACAGAAAAATGAGACCGTAAAAAAAGATTTTGTATTGGCTTTTATTCAAGGTTTTCTTATATCAGCTTCAAATCCAAAAGTGATACTTTTTTATATAGCTTTTTTACCAACATTCTTAGATATAAAATCATTAGATGCTAGGGATATTATTTGGGTATCTTTTTTAACAATTATTGCATTAATGATAGGATTGATGTTTGTATCAATTTTAGCTAATAAAGCTAAAAAACTATTGAGATCTAAAAAATCTCTAAAAAGATTAAATTACACTGCAGGTTCTATAATGGTTGCAGCTGGTAGTTTTCTTTTATTTAATAAGCAGTCTTAATGAAAATTGATGATAGCTTTTATATGAAATTAGCTATAGATGAAGCTTGGAAATATCAACTTTTAACATATCCTAACCCTGCTGTTGGTTGTGTTGTGGTGAAAAATGGTGAAATACTTTCAATAGAAGCTCATAAAGAGGCAGGACTTGCTCATGCTGAAGTAAATGCATTAAAAGCAGCATATTTGAAAAAGTATCCCAATGATTTAATTAAAATGAAAAAAACAAGTCATGAAATTCATGAATATTTAATTAACAATCATGATAATTTTTTTAAAGATTGTGAAGTATATGTTACTTTAGAACCTTGTAATCATATAGGTAAAACACCAGCTTGCGCAAATTTATTAAAAGAGTTAAAACCTAAAAGAGTAATCATAGCTCATAAGGACATTAATAAAGAAGCCAGTGGGGGCATAGAAGTCTTAATAAATGAAAATATAGAGGTAATTATTGGTTGTATGGAAAAAGAGGCTTATGAGCTTTTATATCCATTTATTAAGTGGACAAGTGGGTCATTTATATTTTTTAAAATGGCTATGACGCTAAATGGTTGTATTGATGGAAAAATATCATCCAATCAGACCTTGGCTTATACACATACATTAAGAGATAAAATTGATTTAATGTTAATAGGTGGAAATACAGTAAGAATAGATAAACCAACATTAGATGCTAGATATATTGTAGGTCGTGCACCAAATATCTTTATTTATTCTAAAAACAAAATATTTGATAACAATATTCCATTATTTAAAGTACCTAATAGAGATGTAATTATAAGTGATGATTTATTTAAATTGTTAGATTATAAGTTTATTATGGTTGAGGGAACTTACACTTTAATGGAAACATTAAAAGAGAGAATAGATTATATTATACTACTAATAAGTCCAAAGATTAGAAAAGGGCTTAATGCTTTAAATGAGATAGATCAAGACTTCGAAATTATACATGAAAATAAACTAGGTAAAGAAAAAATAGTTTACTTAAAAAGAAAATAATGTATTTAAAAATTTCAAAACTATAAATATTTGTTGTTAGAAACAAGAGAAAGGTTTATTTGACGATGGAGCTTACAAGTGTAAGTGACTGAGGAAAATAAATCTTTATCGCAGTTTATAGCGACAAAGATTTATAGTTTTATTTTACTTTTTCTAGATATTCACCAGTTTTAGTATCAACTTTAATAACATCATCTTCAACTAAGTGAAATGGAATTTGTACAACTGCACCTGATTCTAAAGTAGCAGGTTTTTTACCACCTTGAGAATCACCTTTAAAGTTTGGTGGAGTTTCAACAATTTTAAGTTCAACTACTGCAGGTGGCTCAACAGTTATAGCATTACCGTTAAAGAACATCATATCAACGTTCATCCCATCAATAATCCATTTTTCTGCATCACCAACTTGATCATAAGTTAAACCAATTTGTTCATAAGATACATTATCCATAAATTGTAACATTTCACCATCATCATATAGATATTGCATAGTTTTTTGTTGTAAATCTGGTGTAGTACATTTATCCCCTGCATGAAAAGTTTTTTCAATA is a window of Halarcobacter sp. DNA encoding:
- the ribD gene encoding bifunctional diaminohydroxyphosphoribosylaminopyrimidine deaminase/5-amino-6-(5-phosphoribosylamino)uracil reductase RibD, which encodes MKIDDSFYMKLAIDEAWKYQLLTYPNPAVGCVVVKNGEILSIEAHKEAGLAHAEVNALKAAYLKKYPNDLIKMKKTSHEIHEYLINNHDNFFKDCEVYVTLEPCNHIGKTPACANLLKELKPKRVIIAHKDINKEASGGIEVLINENIEVIIGCMEKEAYELLYPFIKWTSGSFIFFKMAMTLNGCIDGKISSNQTLAYTHTLRDKIDLMLIGGNTVRIDKPTLDARYIVGRAPNIFIYSKNKIFDNNIPLFKVPNRDVIISDDLFKLLDYKFIMVEGTYTLMETLKERIDYIILLISPKIRKGLNALNEIDQDFEIIHENKLGKEKIVYLKRK
- a CDS encoding LysE family translocator; amino-acid sequence: MSLESSLTFFLAILIFGITPGPGVFALLARGMTLGSKQCIPLAFGMTISDVIYLIFACLGLATIAHNYAFLFEVIRILGALYLFYLGYKMFTAPIEIEDTQKNETVKKDFVLAFIQGFLISASNPKVILFYIAFLPTFLDIKSLDARDIIWVSFLTIIALMIGLMFVSILANKAKKLLRSKKSLKRLNYTAGSIMVAAGSFLLFNKQS
- the efp gene encoding elongation factor P; translated protein: MANISMSELKKGLKIEIDGVPYKITEYQHVKPGKGAAFVRCKIKSFLNGKVIEKTFHAGDKCTTPDLQQKTMQYLYDDGEMLQFMDNVSYEQIGLTYDQVGDAEKWIIDGMNVDMMFFNGNAITVEPPAVVELKIVETPPNFKGDSQGGKKPATLESGAVVQIPFHLVEDDVIKVDTKTGEYLEKVK
- the infB gene encoding translation initiation factor IF-2; its protein translation is MSDNVRVYEIAEEAGASSNEVITKAKDLGIELKSPQSAVSFEDAEEIANYIMTGKSSKLKKKPVKAKKVVVKKQSNEEPAKTEEKEVEASEEPVTKTTDTVSKAEENSENETEVKKDKPVKSVTPNKIVPKRRGLKIVKKKKPKEEVSKSVNNEINSGGPQPKKAMKSLSEILGGNETEEKKSNTTAAEQAKIQAKKKEKKKHPAKSHDHGKVIEFDGKSTEEFKSSSDESLLGEEVVLLDMGLSDTSKLFEDQNNNKNNDKNKNQSRASKPAAFGNRPQGLKRGKRKKRIKQVREEVTITEVTIPEDIRVYEFAEACGKSPAEVITVLFSLGMMVTKNDFLKQDELEILGEEFGIEVTVKDALEDVNYVEDYQDEEIDKSNFVTRPPVVTIMGHVDHGKTSLLDKIRSSKVASAEAGGITQHISAYTIEQNGQKITFVDTPGHAAFSAMRARGADVTDVVIIVVAADDGVMPQTEEVISHAKASGCPIIVAVNKMDKETANMDMVKAQMAEREMTPVDWGGDIEFIGVSAHTGMGIDDLLENILLQAEILELEADPKAKAKASVVESSLEKGRGPVATVIVQNGTLRVGDNIVCDTTYGRVKAITNDLGKPVKELGLSETGSILGLNDVPAAGAIMVVQDSDKEAREIATTRAEHARAKELSKSTKVSLEEMSGLIAEGKIKQLPVIIKTDVAGSLEAIKGSLEKIQNEEVKVKVVHAAVGGITESDLVLASASEGCIILGFNVRPTGSVKSKAKADGITINTYSIIYDLIDDVKDALSGMMSAVIREENTGQAEVRDTFVVPKVGTVAGCIVTDGKVVRGGHARIIRDGVVTYTGKISSLKRFKDDVKEVANGYECGIMFDKFNDIKVGDFIETFIQIEEKVHIDD
- the rimP gene encoding ribosome maturation factor RimP, which gives rise to MNLEESIEIAVKGCGAELYDIVSLKENDSNIFRVYVTQPGGISLDKCAEISRMISPILDIEEPMQGKYNLEVSSPGIERKLKNPQHFKSSLGEKIKLKDFEKNTIKGELIAADDNEVKIKTEHGEEIVTYDEISSASTYFEW
- the rbfA gene encoding 30S ribosome-binding factor RbfA; its protein translation is MKSINLQRTESLLMELVPEALSTLSDERICSLPITGVNCKNGKYDATVYFDGSDFSDKEMPGIISALTKANGRIKSYVLSSTGWYKCPTFKFVNDKSLESSKSIEDLFRQIEKEKKS